The Manihot esculenta cultivar AM560-2 chromosome 1, M.esculenta_v8, whole genome shotgun sequence genome has a window encoding:
- the LOC110619220 gene encoding 60S ribosomal protein L24 isoform X2, translating into MVLKTELCRFSGAKIYPGKGIRYVRSDSQVFLFANSKCKRYFHNRLKPSKLTWTAMYRKQHKKDIAAEAVKKKRRTTKKPYSRSIVGATLEVIQKRRTEKPEVRDAAREAALREIKERIKKTKDEKKAKKAELMAKTQKTQAKGNAPKGAAPKGPKLGGGGGKR; encoded by the exons ATGGTTCTCAA GACTGAGCTCTGCCGCTTCAGTGGTGCCAAGATTTACCCTGGGAAGGGTATCAGATATGTTCGATCTGATTCTCAG GTTTTCCTCTTTGCCAATTCAAAATGTAAGAGGTACTTCCACAACCGTCTAAAGCCTTCCAAGCTTACCTGGACTGCCATGTATAGGAAACAACACAAGaag GATATTGCTGCCGAGGCTGTTAAGAAGAAGCGCAGGACCACCAAGAAGCCATACTCAAGGTCCATAGTTGGTGCCACCTTGGAGGTTATACAGAAGAGGAGGACTGAGAAACCAGAGGTCCGAGATGCTGCTCGTGAAGCTGCTTTGCG TGAAATCAAGGAGAGGATCAAGAAAACAAAGGATGAGAAAAAGGCAAAGAAAGCTGAGTTGATGGCCAAAACACAGAAAACACAGGCTAAGGGCAATGCACCCAAGGGTGCTGCACCAAAGGGCCCCAAGCTTGGTGGTGGCGGTGGAAAACGATGA
- the LOC110619220 gene encoding 60S ribosomal protein L24 isoform X1 → MLAYPLAHFHLCSVVLYLSTVAPWFWFHSILWTELCRFSGAKIYPGKGIRYVRSDSQVFLFANSKCKRYFHNRLKPSKLTWTAMYRKQHKKDIAAEAVKKKRRTTKKPYSRSIVGATLEVIQKRRTEKPEVRDAAREAALREIKERIKKTKDEKKAKKAELMAKTQKTQAKGNAPKGAAPKGPKLGGGGGKR, encoded by the exons ATGCTGGCTTACCCGTTGGCACACTTCCATTTGTGCTCTGTGGTCCTGTACCTATCGACTGTTGCACCTTGGTTTTGGTTTCATTCCATTCTGTG GACTGAGCTCTGCCGCTTCAGTGGTGCCAAGATTTACCCTGGGAAGGGTATCAGATATGTTCGATCTGATTCTCAG GTTTTCCTCTTTGCCAATTCAAAATGTAAGAGGTACTTCCACAACCGTCTAAAGCCTTCCAAGCTTACCTGGACTGCCATGTATAGGAAACAACACAAGaag GATATTGCTGCCGAGGCTGTTAAGAAGAAGCGCAGGACCACCAAGAAGCCATACTCAAGGTCCATAGTTGGTGCCACCTTGGAGGTTATACAGAAGAGGAGGACTGAGAAACCAGAGGTCCGAGATGCTGCTCGTGAAGCTGCTTTGCG TGAAATCAAGGAGAGGATCAAGAAAACAAAGGATGAGAAAAAGGCAAAGAAAGCTGAGTTGATGGCCAAAACACAGAAAACACAGGCTAAGGGCAATGCACCCAAGGGTGCTGCACCAAAGGGCCCCAAGCTTGGTGGTGGCGGTGGAAAACGATGA